In Brassica napus cultivar Da-Ae chromosome A3, Da-Ae, whole genome shotgun sequence, the sequence ccCGATAGACCCGACCATACctaatgtgaatatatattgtgaatatatatatatatgtagaatcCACGTCTCTTCCATAAAAGTATTTACTTCTTTTTATTTGTCTACGGCCCTCGCCTTTTCCACTTTACAATGgaaataatacttttttttataaaagaaaagacTAATGTTAGACCCATCATTCACCaagataattaacaaaaaaaaatttgtattcatttttaataattagacGTCTAGTAACTAGTAAGGAAAATAGAAGATAcaagaaatattatttctatCTAACTACTATTTTATTACCAACTTTTTCTGAAACTATGTTATTACCAACTTgcatgtgtttttctttgcaaaACCAAAATATTGCATGGCTTTTCCTTAGTTGTTGTCTACGTCTTTGTTAcatcaaaaataaaactaactagattttgacccgcgcaggcgcgcgggtgtatattttgaaaaatatgttgatatttgttttcatgtaattattaggatttggaaaaatgaatccgaggaacataaccgataccgatccaaagatatagtaccaaacccaaacataaattgattaaatattctaattattcaaaattttgttatttagagaaccgaatctgatccgaaccgaagtatttgggtatccgaatttatctaaaaatagatttatatacttatatatattaattatttttagatttaacgtatataaaacatcaaaaatgatacttttaaattggtttaaatacttgaaaatatatatagatagtcaaagtaaatatctgaaatagttaaagtatactcaaatcaccaaaaatacttaaaataattattgatttcgtatccaaaattttaaatcaagccaattgatatgttaagcttaagtattatgacatatgttattcaaatttatacgtaatatattattttatttatacattttgagaaatttaaaatatataatgatttaagactttaaaaataatttaaattagttatccaaacccaaaccaaacccgcaaagatccaaatcgaactcaaaccaaaatttagaaacattctaataaggctgaaatctttgaccccgaaaacccaaaatacaaaccgatcagaactaaacccgtatgggtatccaaaagcccatccctagtcattattatatatcgtattttatcatcatataattaatcgtattttatatgtaccatcatataagtaatcatataattaatagtattttatacataacatcatataaataattacatatattatatttttaaaacttaatatgaaatatgaaaaccataatttgagttggtatttcaaattgggctttgtattatatttttcttatatatattgacaatatttttttataatggttattgaaaaatagtttagtaaaaatccatttttgaatatatgtatatttttgaatcaatttttgatataaatcaaatttgaattattattttgatttgaaatatgtatataaagtttaaattttgttttatggttagtttagaaaaaaaaattttagggaattagattgacccattttggtatattttaaaagtggcctagataactttcaatttttaaaaaaactaatgtaGTGCATGTTACGTAAAAACCCACATCTAAATTCCAAagtcttatttttttcttcatgaCGACTACTTCTTTGTTGCATATTAAAAACTTACCATTATTTTGTACTATTGTATGCTTTATCACAAGAACTGATTTAGCTTTTAATCTTATTTTGGTGGAATTTGAATTTGATGTTTATGTGCGACCCTTTTTAATGTTTCCTTTTCTGTAAAGTAGTTTGCATGGGATCTGCGTCTATCCATTTGCGCAATGTATTTCTCTTATATTTTACTTCGGTATAGAATGAAACAATATAAGTCGTCcgttgttttataaaaaacaacTGAAATCAAGATACGCAAGACTATTATCAAATCGATAAATACTCAATCCATATAGAAATGAATGtaaaatagaattttgaaatttacgaaaaaaatgaaattttggaATAttacgtaaaaataaaattacactGTGTTTTCTGGTCAATGATGTTTTTAATACAAAAAGGATTTTTTTAATGGACTAATCAGTAAAATCGACTGTGATTAGAACTTGTACGATTAAAATCccacttaatttttaaaatatgttctCTCATAAAAAGTAATTCTACACCAAAGTTTATATCCAATTCTGAATATATAAACGCAAAAGCCATGCTTACGTTCATGCATGCCTAATTCCGACCCTTTTAAATCGATCTAATCCATTGATTAGCCCCAAGAAACCTGCTCTTAAATGATTCGTGACGCAATCATCAATTACGTTACAAAATTAGGTCAGACTTTATAATATACAACTatgcatatatttatatatgaaagagagagagatcaggATGCAATGCAACAATGTGGAATTTTAGAGGAGAAACTAAATGACATCACGAAAAGTAGAAGTGGGCATTTTCTTGGTGGCTAAGAAGAGCAAAAGGACTGGTGAGAAATATAAGAATGTGGATGGACTTACAAGTGTATATGCCCATTATGTCTCCTTTACTCATCAATCCACACTTCTCCCTGAACAAACAACTTGCCCTTGTAGATCtttttcttacaaaattaacaatgaaataaatatctaatttaatgcctttttattatttaggtTGTCACTCTCTTTGACCGGttagttaaattattaattagtgAAACATATCGTAGAAAATTTAGCACTCGGATACATcaaatgatacaaaaaaaactttaatatatgtataaacgATAAAGTTGAAGATTAACTAACCTGTGATATATTGTTTGGTTTGAGAATTTGGGACAACTTATAAATTTGGGACAACTTATTAAATGCCATTTGTTTAGCTATAcgaaataaaattatgttataGATCTCATTTAGAAAACTCAAGGTTGGGTACTTATCGGTTTCAATCTCTTAATGGATTGTTTGTATTTCAGTACAGACACTCACagttttagaaacaaaaattaaagataCTTGGATTATATTCATGCATATACTATAGTGTCTATATTTTTAGTGGGGGAGGAAATGCCCATAATACTtgatatcaaaatatttaatttatcttttttttttccgctATCGATAGCTTATATCACATTatcttagttatttaaaattgaaatacaaCTTTTCACATCACATTGGCAGatatttttatcaaagattgtatatttttattttcgggTAGCCTCGGGAGCGTGTCGTAGCGCAAACCGAATCAAAGCAATTCTACTGGTCGAATCTTGTCCTAACTTAAATGTTTTgcatatctaatctattaaaagagaagtaccaatTGAGACTAACCCTTAAACTTGCACAATATTTACAGCTTAATGccattaaaataattaaatgaacCTACTTTTAAGTAATCTTTGTCTTTTCCAAAATTAATGAAGTAATAATTACTCCTAATTTTATGCTTTTCatgtctttttaaaaattaataaaacatttcctaaattaaattcacaataaattaaatataaatctttTAACTTATCTAtatcatattaatattataaacattcatgaatatcaataatatacacaatatatttatgtaacaatataaattatatttttgtctcaTTTTCTCCCACAATTTACGttactcttctttttttgaacaaattcttcttcttaccaatataaatatattacatgcaCCATTACAATTATTTACAAACTTAccatgtatataaaataatttattagacaTTCTCGTAAAATTTTGAtcctcaaaaaaaaacaaaataaaacatttgaatAGATGCAAGGATCATATTCTAAATATGGTGGTAATACAATTGACGGTTTACAAgataacataaaatttaaaaatataaactataaaattattatgcttataaattttattaaataattatttaacacatgtaaaattttaaaatacatattatcacttagacaaaataaatatttatttacaaaaataaaagcaaacaTCTACAAGGTCGTGGTTTAAATGTACACAAATTTAAACTCATTTATAATTTCTTATCGTtacatcaaattttattttatttttaatcttaatttttataagttccaaatttcatagaagtttaacaatcattttattttcttacaaatattataactaatgtttcatttataaatagCATACTAATTCATAATTGTCTATTTTTAtacttttcatttaaaaattttgttagcTATATATCTTAGACAtggatattattatataaatgttagattttttatataatacctaATATCGGTGATACATTTTacgctaaaatataaaattaagtacaaatataacatttacatttaaaaatatgactacattaacaaatatatcattaaatacaaacacaaattaAATACTCGCGCGGTCGCGCGGATCAAGGTCTAGTACTAATTTAAAAGTGCATAGTTCAGTGACGTTCTCCTTCGTTAATACACATATATGTACATGTCTAATTATAATGACCACGGTTAAACCAACGAGGACACCCcctaacacacacacacaaaaacacGAAGTCGGGAGATTATCATTCTCTTGGACACGAATATAAAAGGtgtttttaaaaggaaaaagtaGTAATCACAACGCATAGCCCTTTTGCAAccttttatgttaaaaaaacttGTATAATTTTGTGAAATTATTTTGGATAATGCACTGAAAATTCGTAGGACCCAATCAGATTTCAAGAAAATGAGTTGTGTGACTATCTCCACGTGAACTAATAATATTTGTTagtttcaaagaaaaaataaagatatttgttagtttttctataaaagacTAATACGTGTTAGTTtctaagaatattttatattatttgcgTTTTCTTTTCGGATTCAATTTTCAGCGAAAATACAAAGCATATCATCATTTTATAGTTCTATCATTAGTCATTATCGAACAATCATATCTTAGAATTAAACTTATTTTCGTACCTTACTTATATATTAACTGACGTAAATAATGTATATCTCTCTAAAACATATTTACGAGTCTCTGAAACTATATAAAGATCATGTGTATCAGTGTATGTGTAACACAGCAATAAGGTTAATCCCAAAAATCAACGAGAAATGCTTGAGCTATAACTTCAATCATAGATAAACTGTAAACCTcacagaaaacaaaacaaaaataaattgacGTAGAAGAGGAGTACCTCGCTTTCTATAATTCTCAAATCATTAGATAGTGACTTGTCAAGAACGTACACAAAACACGAAAACTTCACATGTCATTCTCTGTTCTTTTGATTcagggatatatatatatatatatatatatatatatatatatgtgtatctAATCTACAAATGGTCAATACTTCAATCAAATATGGTCCAAACACTGAAAAAGAGGAAAGCACAAAATCttaatgttgattttttttgaacgaAAATGTTGATTATTAATAGATATGgaagaaaaatcaagaaatataaAAGCAAGATCTTCATGTTTCTCTCCTCTTTAATGTTTTCTGTGAATTTTGCTCAGCTTTTCTTTCACAGCCCACCATCCAACCAAGCACTATAGATAATTCAAcaaaaaatgaatcaaacactTTCGTTTATTTCTCCATCTTCGTTTTATTATATGAGTGATTGACGACTGATATGTAAAAGAGAAGAGAGGCAAACACATTACATCTAAGAGTTCAttttttatgtgtgatttttactttttaaggTTTTGTAACATTTGTATACTTTCTTGTGAAGAAAGATCATTCATATATGTGTATACGACTATATATTTCTTGTCTATTTTAGTATAACATGTGTTTAGTGCTTTAATCCTAGTTAtcaatatcatatatattgttAGTTCATACATTATTGATATTTCtcctttcagaaaatgaaacAATTCAGTTTCTTCAACCTTTTTTATGAATGATTTacgtttaatagttttattttgatcatagtaaatattttattaaattttgcatagttatttataaatgaattttaaaatttcttaaagcACATATCTCATGATctagaaattaatttagtgaaCATTCAAGTACTgaaacgaaaacaaaaaaaaactttcacaaTATATTTGGTTTACGTAaagaaaaatagtaaatatCACAGGCAGATATTATTCTTGATTTGATATACAACAATAGTAGGAAGAGTTGAAACCAATAAAACCTTGAAACATGCGATAGACATTTcaacaaagaaagaaacaaaaggaCAAGATGAAAACAAACACATAGTGAAAGAAGCCAATAGCAAAGATGAAGCCATTAGAATCCACTTTAGTAGCTGTAGAGAAGCTTCCTTGTGGTGTGTTGGTAGTAAGAACCACAACGATCCAATCATCTTCTTTACCAATACCCATTCCTGTAAACTTAGAATCGTTCAAACTCAACGAGTATTGTGACTTGGTGAAGTTTGTGAGGACGAGGCTTGGGCTCGACTCTAAGAAAGGAACACATGCGGGCATGATCAAGCCGTCTCTTGTGTCGGAGACGCTTAAGTGGCATTTAGCTAGAATATTAGGGTAGTCTGAGAACTGTGGCTCGGTTCCGGGTACTGTGGCTGAGCCAGTGTCGTTGGTGCATGGGTTGTTCTTGAGTTGATCAGCTATTTCGTCGGCTAGACACTCTGCGTTCTCGTTATTGTTTAAGGTTGTGAGATTCTGTGATGCTTTGTAGCTATTGATGCCTTTGAAAAGAACGTCCTCTTCATCTGCatatcacaatctcaaatcaaGATTTTGCAAGTAGATCATAAGTACACATAGTGAATCTATCAAGAGTACTTGAACAAGAAGATCCTGTAAGAGAGATGAAGTTACCAATATCGCTGAGCACATGACCACTAAGGAAGAGAAAGATgaaagagagaaggagaagaactGTAAGCTTGTAACTCGCCATTGAAACTGATTCAATAAGTCTCTTGAtgattattttatctttttttggcGCTGCATGGCTTTTATTTATTGAGGGTGAGAAAATGGTTACGTAGCCTTTATTTTGAGAGTTGTGTTATGATCCTGTTGTGTTTTTCCTGCTCGTTGGACATTGACGTAGCGCCAAACGTTCAAGGTCTTTTAACTAACTAGTTCGTTGAGGATTATATCATCCTCCTATACGAGCTCGTTCTGTTATGAATAGGTCTAGGCATATTATCCAAAACTCGAAAACCGAACTGAAACTGAACCGTCAGAAACCACTGactaaaaccgaaccaaaatttacaaaacgcaaaataattcttatttttctaaacaaaaaaccAAACCGGAACCAATCCGAAAACCGAATGGATACCCAAACACTCGAAATACTAAttacatatctaaaatataatttataaaccgaaaatagtttgttttaaaaaaaactcagaaatatcgaatatttttttttgttttttcgggTTTAACTCATGATTTCGGGTTTTTATCGGTTTTTGGGTTTAACCCGAACCACATCCGAATTGTATTAACTCAGTTCCATTAGGGGTttcataaaaattgaaaatagatCCAAACCCGACCAGATCGAAACCGATCTGAGCTGAGCTAGTCATGAACATGGAACAAGAGCAAGCCATTATGTATTTCCATGTTGTGCTTCATCAAACAAGGTGTTGAACTCATGTCACTATGTCAGTAACTAGATTTCTTGAGACTAAGTAAACCAAATCTAGTGATAAAGAACCAGAACTTGGCAGCACATAAACTCACTTGCGACACAAAGTTGAAATTTGAAACAAAGTTCTTGAAAAACTTTATGATTTCATTGATTTGTTATTACAAAACATCTACTGCAAGTACCAAAGAGTGATCATAATACCAAAACACAAAATCAAAGTCCACTTACTCTATATCTGCGACTCCACCTACAGCTTTGATCTTCTCTATGATTCCATTAGCTTCCTCCTTCGTCAAACCTTGTTTAATCACCACAGGTACTTTCTCCACAAGCTCTTTAGCTTCTTTCAGTCCCAAACTCGTAAACGCTCTCCCTTCTTTTATCACTTTGATCTTTGCAGCTGTATCAAACTTCTCCAGCTTCACATCAAACAccgtcttctccttcttctcctctGCTTTTCAACTTCCAGCTTCTTGTTTCGCTCCCAAACTCATCATCCCTTGCGTCGAAATCATCTCTTACTTCGGAAGCCTCAGGTGTTCGTTGAGTGCAGGACTGATTTGTTTCCGCTCTTTTGGATACAAAGAAGCTATACGCTCAGATAGCTCCATGATCTTGCTTGAAGGCTGTGGTCTAGAACCGTACGGATCATAAAGTGATGGATACTTGTATCTCTTGGGTTTAGACACAGAATCTTTCTGTAAGAAACGAACTTGCACAGACCAGTTTACTTGGCATTGGCGAGAATGAACGTTCTTGACAAGTGATATAAGCTTCTTCATGActctattaaacaaaaaaaacagaacgaATGATCCAAACTCAGTAAGTTcgtaccaaaataaaaaaatgggaTCCATGAATCATAGACAAATAATGTGAGAATGAGAGCtatgaaagaagagaagaagatgataaagaatgaaatgGCTTACCTCCGGCGTTGCAGTTGGAGCTAACTGATTAGCTTCGCCGGGTCAGAGGTGATGGTGGAGACGAGATATGGGTTTAGGACGAACATTTCGATTTATGGGCTAAGCCCAATGGAATCTCAACAACAAAACTTTTTACTTCCTCTCATTGGGTTCTGAGTTATAATTTCTTTATATGGGCTAAGCCCAATAGTATAAAACTGACAAGAAACAAATgatttttaacaataaaaaaaatctaacattttaccatgatattttaaaatcatttcttattcaaataaaaacaatGTTATTAAACACCATCAGTTTTTCCATTATAACATTGTTTTATAATTCATTCAAACAATTACTTCCATTTTAACCAAGGTGAAGCAATTATTGTAGAACTTTAAAAAGTTAGTAGATTTGTTAATCATTTGTTATTGAGTTCAATTCTAGTACATAAACTATGATgaataattataaatacaatGATGCATATTTAAAAATCTAGATTCAAATGAATAATGAATCAATTTGAAAtgaataaaaagtttaaatctgatatattttaatataatgaaattgattttaatttatagaggaTGTTGCGCAGTCAACGAATCTCTTCTCTTACCGTCGAGTTTTCTTCACTGAGCTTTAACAAGTTAAATACTACTCTTGAACTTGAACTACATCCTGCGGCGCTCTCCATGAACGAGATTGACCCAGCTGGACTTCCTCCAGATGTGGTGGCGATCTTGGAAGCGTCACTACACGATAGACTTAGCGCTGCGCAGTGGCAGATCTTCGTCAACAATTCTGCAAGATTCGGTCATGCCATCAATCCTAATCGCATACCGGTTGAAACTGCACGGATTATGCGAGTGGACAGTGTCCATATGGTTGATCGGAACCCAAAGATTCCGACCTTGACCAGTATTGATGTTTCTTGACGTTGATCTTGACCTTGACCTTGACCTTGGTctaatctttataatttttttttgttagcttAGTTATTTAATCTTTTATATAACAATGTTGTTTCttgttctaaatatttttttaactagatGACTTTTTATCAGTTTGATATGATTACTCAAACTATCTCGCAAATACATAGTTTATAGAGTTAATAAACTAGTTTCTAATGTGATCATAGAGATATTAAACCGGATTGTTTATAATGTAACATAAtgttgaccatattaataatgACAAATTTTACTTTCTTTATCTCTCTATCTGAGCTCGTGCTCAACATCTACagaatctaatatggtatcacaTCACTTGTTCTTCTCTTCTGTTTCATCTTGTTGATTTAGAGTCCGATTTGAGCTTCTTCTTTCTCGATATCTGATGATGGAACCAAAACCATACATCTCTAAGGTTTTCAATCTAATTTCTCAAAAAGAATGACAGagttcaatgaaaacaaatgacACTATTTCAGTGATACTTCAGACATCGCCAACAGCCACATCTTTTGAACAACTGGTTGCTGCATATGTTCCTGCTTACAAACAAAAAGGAAGACCTAATTGTTCGCATTGCGGCATGGCTGGTCATACAGTAAACCGATGTTGCAGACTTCATGGATACCCTACTGGATATAAGCCCCTGGTAACAGTAAGAAGTCTTATCAAGGGACTAACTCTAACACACAAGGGAAGGCTCAACAATCATGGCCTCCAAGAAAGGAGAATGAGCCTTATATCTTATTTTTCGAGAATCTGGTGTTATCTCTATGCATGATTAGCATGGAGTTCACTTGAGAAAATGTCACCTCCGACTAGATATAAATGTTTCTATTAGTGATGGGCCTAACTCACACCCAAAAGTTAGCTCAAGAGTGGAGGATTGCCACATCACATATATATTGCCCAAGGACACTATACATCCACGATGTGGGATGTTAATAGCCTTTCTCGAGATGTGGGTGGGAAACGTCCATCGGAAATAGCCCAAGCCCAACATCTCGGACATACCACAGCAATGTGGGCCACTTGTACATGCTACATATATAGGAAACTGTTTATGTGGGAAATCATATGTTGGGTTTTCACAATGGGCTCTAATACCATATTAGTGATGAACATAACTCACACCTAAAAGCTAGCTCAAGAGTGGAGTATTGCCACATCACATATATATTGCCCAAGGACACTATACATCCACGATGTGGGATGTTAATAGTGCTTTGAACAAACCTTAAGAAGTTCTCAACAGATTTCATGCAGCACTGTTAAACTATTAGATGGAACAACTTCCTTCAAAACCTCAACTACATCTCGTTCCCTATACCTCTTTTTCTTCAGGAACCAATATGAAAAGAATGTTTCAGATAGCCATCTAGCTCTCTGGAATTACAAAAGAGaagcaaaattaaaaatagcaaaaaaagGGTAAGGAGTGAAACAGTCAAACCAAGAAGAATTACTAGTTTGAATTAGCTGCTTACTATGTGTTTTGGTCTTGCTCCATTTTTCTATAGCGTTATACCAAACCCATTGGAAAAAGTGAGCGACTAGTCTTATAGGCCCTGCGGTAATAATTTCAAGAAACGCAATCCAAAACGATCTCTGAGGGGACATGCCGGTTGTCGCTAGAGACAATAAAAATCCTCCAAAGTTGCATGAGACTGAACTTTCCTGCCTTGATTCCATCCATAGCTTTCCTGGCTACTTCTTACGTTTTCATTGAACCTGAGGACGCTGCTATTATGATAGTGACCTCAGGCCTGCTCTTCTGTTCTGTGAGATGAAAACAaggaaaatcaaataaaaacccTTATCATCATCAAGAACttcataatataaaattcaaTGAACTGAGAATTATCAGATTCTACTTCACTCTCAGTAATTGTCTTTTACGAGATTGTCATCACTCAGTACTTCACACATCACAGTTCTTCCGAGCCGGCAATCTCGTaaagaagaataaaataaaaggcTATAAAGTTGATAGAGTATACAACGACTCAGACCAGATAAGGGCACAGGTTTGATCTCATAATAACAACCAAAGATCAACTATAGTTTCATGTCTTCATATCTCCCAACCATATAGTACAGCCTTTATGTAGTCTGTCTCCAACTTTTTGG encodes:
- the LOC106443930 gene encoding uncharacterized GPI-anchored protein At3g06035-like, yielding MASYKLTVLLLLSFIFLFLSGHVLSDIDEEDVLFKGINSYKASQNLTTLNNNENAECLADEIADQLKNNPCTNDTGSATVPGTEPQFSDYPNILAKCHLSVSDTRDGLIMPACVPFLESSPSLVLTNFTKSQYSLSLNDSKFTGMGIGKEDDWIVVVLTTNTPQGSFSTATKVDSNGFIFAIGFFHYVFVFILSFCFFLC